Proteins encoded in a region of the Populus alba chromosome 13, ASM523922v2, whole genome shotgun sequence genome:
- the LOC118042455 gene encoding protein DETOXIFICATION 24, producing MDNSTEERLLLLEEFESEGLKKRVWNESKKLWRIAFPGIIARVTSFGMIVVTQLFMGHISELDLAAFGLQQSILLRFVNGILIGMSSATETLCGQAYGAGQYHMMGIYLQRSWIIDGVTATILLPLFIFTTPILRLIGQEENIAVEAGKISIWFIPILYYFVFSLTIQMYLQAQQKNKIVGLFSASSFLLHVLLSWLFVIKLGFGLAGAMSAFIISSWLLVIGEFVYIFGGWCPNTWKGFTKAAFADMLPLVKLSISSGVMICLELWYSSILVLLAGYMKNATVAISAFSICLNINGWEFMVCLGFLGSSCVRISNELGRGNAKAAKFSIKVALVTSIVIGLIFWVLCMVFSREMSYLFTSSEEIAESVYRLHVLLAFSMLLNSIYPVLTGVAVGAGVQSMVAFVNLGSYYAIGLPLGILLGYVAHLQVTGLWIGLLSGVVVQTLVLSYLTWKIDWNEQVNKASERLDRFFIETTKGSDESSNLS from the exons ATGGATAATTCAACGGAAGAGAGGCTTCTTCTGCTGGAAGAATTTGAAAGCGAGGGCCTGAAGAAGAGGGTTTGGAATGAATCCAAGAAGCTATGGAGGATTGCATTTCCTGGAATAATAGCACGAGTGACTTCATTTGGGATGATTGTGGTGACTCAGTTATTCATGGGGCACATCAGCGAATTGGATCTTGCAGCGTTTGGCCTACAGCAGAGCATTTTGCTACGGTTTGTGAATGGCATTTTG ATTGGCATGTCAAGTGCGACTGAGACCTTATGCGGGCAAGCGTATGGAGCTGGACAATACCACATGATGGGTATTTACTTGCAGAGATCATGGATCATTGATGGTGTAACTGCAACCATCTTGCTTCCCCTCTTCATTTTTACAACTCCGATATTAAGACTAATTGGGCAAGAGGAGAATATAGCAGTAGAAGCTGGAAAAATCTCCATTTGGTTCATTCCCATCCTCTACTATTTTGTCTTTAGCTTGACCATCCAAATGTACTTGCAAGCACAGCAAAAAAACAAGATTGTCGGGTTGTTTTCTGCTTCCTCCTTTCTGCTTCATGTGCTTTTGTCCTGGTTATTTGTGATCAAACTTGGCTTTGGTCTTGCTGGTGCCATGAGTGCATTCATCATATCTTCTTGGTTGCTCGTTATTGGAGAGTTTGTGTACATCTTTGGAGGTTGGTGTCCTAATACATGGAAAGGCTTTACTAAAGCTGCATTTGCTGATATGTTACCTCTAGTAAAGCTCTCAATATCCTCCGGAGTCATGATTTG CTTAGAATTATGGTATTCCTCTATTCTTGTCTTGTTGGCTGGATATATGAAGAACGCAACCGTTGCAATATCTGCTTTCTCCATTTG CCTCAACATCAATGGATGGGAATTCATGGTCTGCCTTGGGTTTTTAGGTTCTTCATG TGTGCGCATATCAAATGAACTGGGAAGGGGCAACGCCAAAGCTGCAAAATTTTCTATCAAGGTTGCCCTTGTTACTTCGATAGTTATCGGACTTATCTTCTGGGTTTTGTGCATGGTCTTTAGTCGGGAAATGTCATACTTGTTTACGAGCAGTGAGGAAATAGCAGAATCTGTGTACAGGCTTCATGTTCTACTAGCATTCTCAATGCTGCTGAATAGTATTTATCCAGTACTCACAG GTGTAGCTGTAGGTGCTGGTGTGCAAAGTATGGTTGCATTTGTCAACTTGGGGAGCTATTATGCGATTGGGTTGCCGCTAGGAATTCTGCTTGGATATGTAGCGCATCTTCAGGTCACG GGTTTGTGGATTGGATTGTTGAGTGGAGTCGTAGTCCAAACACTCGTGCTATCCTATCTTACATGGAAGATTGATTGGAATGAACAG GTAAACAAGGCATCAGAGCGTCTGGAtcgattttttattgaaacaacaAAGGGATCTGATGAAAGCTCCAATCTTTCTTGA
- the LOC118042456 gene encoding protein DETOXIFICATION 21, whose amino-acid sequence MKGMQNFMRLAGEMEGEINEKLLRKGGEVDAEELRFKDKLWTETKKMWVVAGPAIFTRFSTFGINVVSQAFIGHIGSTELAAYSLVFTVLLRFSNGILLGMASALETLCGQAFGAKQHHMLGVYLQRSWIVLILSAVLLLPLFFFTSSILKALGQEDYIAEVSGNISLWLIPVMFSFIPSFTCQMFLQAQSKNMIIAYLAALTLVIHVFLSWLLTVKYKFGIPGAMMSTILAYWIPNIGQLMFVTSGGCRETWKGFSTLAFKDLWPVIKLSLSSGVMLCLELWYNTVLVLLTGNLKNAEVAIDALSICLNINGWEMMISLGFLAAASVRVSNELGRGSSKAAKFSIVVTVLTSFSIGLLLFLVFLFARGSLAYVFTSSHEVASAVANLSPLLAFSILLNSVQPVLSGVAVGAGWQSIVAYINIACYYLVGIPIGVVLGYVMDLQVKGVWIGMLIGTFIQTVVLLIVTYRTDWEKQVIVAHNKINKWFVADPEETSTQVA is encoded by the exons atgaagggaatGCAAAATTTCATGAG GCTTGCTGGGGAAATGGAGGGGGAGATCAACGAAAAGCTTTTGAGAAAAGGAGGAGAGGTGGACGCTGAGGAATTGAGGTTCAAGGACAAGTTATGGACTGAGACCAAGAAGATGTGGGTTGTTGCTGGTCCTGCTATTTTCACCAGATTCTCTACTTTCGGGATAAATGTAGTCAGTCAAGCATTTATTGGGCATATCGGCTCCACAGAACTAGCTGCATACTCGCTTGTGTTCACAGTGCTTTTGAGGTTCTCCAATGGGATCCTG CTTGGCATGGCTAGTGCGTTGGAAACTCTCTGCGGGCAAGCCTTTGGTGCAAAGCAACATCATATGCTTGGAGTTTATCTCCAAAGATCATggatagttttaatattatcagCTGTGCTacttcttcctctgtttttctttaCATCTTCAATTTTGAAGGCTCTGGGCCAGGAGGATTATATTGCGGAAGTGTCTGGAAATATCTCCCTGTGGTTAATCCCTGTGATGTTTTCCTTCATTCCGTCCTTCACCTGCCAAATGTTCCTACAAGCGCAGAGCAAGAACATGATTATTGCATACTTGGCAGCACTTACATTAGTAATCCACGTCTTCCTTTCATGGCTATTAACTGTCAAATACAAGTTTGGCATCCCGGGAGCAATGATGTCGACAATTTTGGCATATTGGATACCGAATATTGGTCAGCTTATGTTTGTTACCAGTGGAGGTTGCCGTGAGACATGGAAAGGATTCTCGACCTTAGCTTTCAAAGATCTCTGGCCTGTCATCAAGCTTTCTTTGTCATCTGGTGTTATGCTCTG CCTCGAGCTCTGGTACAACACAGTGCTGGTTCTTTTAACAGGAAACTTGAAAAATGCAGAGGTTGCTATCGACGCTCTTTCTATCTG CCTCAACATCAATGGATGGGAAATGATGATATCTCTTGGTTTCTTGGCTGCTGCAAG TGTTCGAGTGTCAAACGAACTTGGGAGAGGGAGCTCAAAAGCTGCAAAGTTCTCGATCGTGGTGACAGTTCTTACATCATTTTCAATCGGCCTTCTACTGTTTTTGGTATTCTTATTCGCCAGAGGATCTCTTGCTTACGTCTTTACTTCAAGTCATGAGGTGGCCAGTGCTGTCGCAAATCTCTCACCGCTACTGGCTTTCTCCATACTTTTGAACAGTGTACAACCAGTGCTCTCCG GAGTTGCTGTTGGGGCTGGGTGGCAGAGCATTGTAGCGTACATTAATATAGCGTGCTACTACTTGGTCGGAATTCCTATTGGAGTTGTgcttggttatgtcatggatcTGCAAGTCAAA GGTGTTTGGATTGGGATGTTGATTGGGACATTTATTCAAACTGTTGTTCTGCTTATAGTAACCTACAGAACTGACTGGGAAAAACAG GTAATTGTTGCTCATAACAAGATCAACAAGTGGTTTGTAGCTGATCCCGAAGAAACAAGCACCCAAGTTGCATGA